From Macaca fascicularis isolate 582-1 chromosome 14, T2T-MFA8v1.1, a single genomic window includes:
- the RIN1 gene encoding ras and Rab interactor 1 isoform X1 translates to MESPGESGTGPPGAPSPSSFTPGHLETEKPAQDPLYDVPNASGGQAGGPQRPGRVVSLRERLLLTRPVWLQLQANAAAALHVLRTEPPGTFLVRKSNTRQCQALCMRLPEASGPSFVSSHYILESPGGVSLEGSELMFPDLVQLICAYCHTRDILLLPLQLPRAIHRAATHKELEAISHLGIEFWSSSLNIKAQRGPAGGPVLPQLKARSPQELDQGTGAALCFFNPLFPGDLGPTKREKFKRSFKVRVSTETSSPLSPPAVPPPPVPVLPGAVPSQTERLPPCQLLRRESSVGYRVPAGGDPSLPPMPSLQEVDCGSPSSSEEEGAPGSRGSPATSPHLGRRRPLLRSMSAAFCSLLAPERQVGRAAAALMQDRHTAAGQLVQDLLTQVRAGPEPQELQGIRQALSRARAMLSVELGPEKLLPPKRLEHVLEKSLHRSVLKPLRPILAARVRRRLAADGSLGRLAEGLRLARAQGPGAFGSHLSLPSPVEMEQVRQKLLQLLRTYSPSAQVKRLLQACKLLYMALRTQEGEDAGADEFLPLLSLVLAHCDLPELLLEAEYMSELLEPSLLTGEGGYYLTSLSASLALLSGLGQAHTLPLSPSQELRRSLSLWEQRRLPATHCFQHLLRVAYQDPSSGCTSKTLAVPPEASIATLNQLCATKFRVTQPNTFGLFLYKDQGYHRLPPGALARRLPTTGYLVYRRAEWPETQEAATEEEGRGQSEARSRGEEQGCQGDEDAGVKASPRDTREESDTTAEGGQGRAREGPAQPGEPEAEGSRAAEE, encoded by the exons ATGGAAAGCCCTGGAGAGTCAGGCACGGGCCCTCCGGGAGCCCCCAGCCCATCCAGCTTCACTCCTGGGCACCTGGAGACAGAAAA GCCAGCCCAGGACCCACTGTATGACGTGCCCAATGCCAGCGGCGGGCAGGCAGGCGGGCCACAGCGGCCGGGACGCGTTGTGAGCCTGCGGGAGCGCCTGCTGCTCACCCGGCCTGTGTGGCTGCAGCTGCAAGCCAACGCAGCCGCGGCACTGCACGTGCTGAGGACCGAGCCCCCGGGG ACGTTCCTCGTGCGGAAATCTAACACCCGacagtgccaggccctgtgcatGCGACTGCCCGAAGCCAGCGGCCCCTCCTTCGTCTCCAGCCACTACATCCTGGAGAGCCCTGGCG GCGTCTCCTTGGAGGGCTCGGAGCTCATGTTCCCAGACCTAGTCCAGCTCATCTGTGCCTACTGCCACACCCG GGACATCCTTCTCCTCCCGCTGCAGCTCCCCAGAGCCATCCACCGTGCAGCCACCCACAAAGAGCTGGAGGCCATCTCCCATCTGGGCATTG AGTTCTGGAGCTCCTCCCTCAACATCAAGGCTCAGCGGGGCCCGGCTGGAGGCCCAGTGTTGCCCCAGCTGAAGGCCCGGTCCCCTCAAGAGCTGGACCAGGGCACCGGAGCCGCCTTGTGCTTCTTCAACCCCCTGTTCCCGGGGGACCTGGGGCCCACCAAGCGGGAGAAATTCAAGAGAAGCTTCAAAGTGCGCGTGTCCACAGAGACTTCCAGCCCCCTGTCTCCACCTGCCGTGCCGCCTCCCCCGGTCCCTGTGTTGCCAGGGGCAGTCCCCAGCCAGACAGAGCGGCTGCCCCCTTGCCAGTTGCTGCGGAGGGAGAGTTCAGTGGGGTACCGCGTGCCAGCAGGCGGTGACCCTAGCCTTCCGCCTATGCCCTCCCTCCAGGAGGTGGACTGCGGCTCCCCCAGCAGCTCCGAGGAGGAGGGGGCGCCAGGGTCCCGGGGGAGCCCAGCGACCTCACCCCACCTGGGCCGCCGGCGGCCTCTGCTTCGGTCCATGAGTGCCGCCTTCTGCTCCCTACTGGCGCCGGAGCGGCAGGTGGGCCGGGCCGCGGCGGCACTGATGCAGGACCGACACACAGCCGCAGGCCAGCTGGTGCAGGACCTACTGACCCAGGTGCGGGCCGGGCCTGAGCCCCAGGAGCTGCAGGGCATCCGTCAGGCACTGAGCCGGGCCCGGGCCATGCTGAGCGTGGAGCTGGGCCCTGAGAAGCTGCTGCCGCCTAAAAGGCTGG AACATGTCCTGGAGAAGTCATTGCATCGCTCTGTGCTCAAGCCTCTCCGGCCCATCCTGGCAGCCCGCGTGCGGCGCCGGCTTGCCGCAGACGGCTCCCTGGGCCGCCTAGCTGAGGGCCTCCGCCTGGCCCGGGCCCAGGGTCCCGGAGCTTTTGGGTCCCACCTGAGCCTGCCCTCCCCAGTAGAGATGGAGCAGGTGCGCCAGAAGTTGCTGCAGCTGCTCCGCACCTACTCACCCAGCGCCCAGGTGAAGCGGCTCCTGCAGGCCTGCAAGCTGCTCTACATGGCCCTGAGGACCCAGGAGG GGGAGGACGCGGGTGCTGACGAGTTCCTGCCTCTGCTGAGCCTCGTCTTGGCCCACTGTGACCTTCCTGAGCTGCTGCTGGAGGCCGAGTACATGTCAGAGCTGCTGGAGCCCAGCCTGCTCACCGGAGAGG GTGGCTACTACCTGACCAGCCTGTCTGCCAGCCTGGCCTTGCTGAGTGGCCTGGGTCAGGCCCATACCCTCCCACTGAGTCCTTCGCAGGAGCTACGGCGctccctcagcctctgggagCAGCGCCGCCTGCCTGCCACCCACTGCTTCCAG CACCTCCTCCGAGTAGCCTATCAGGATCCCAGCAGTGGCTGCACCTCCAAGACCCTGGCCGTGCCCCCAGAGGCCTCGATCGCCACCCTGAACCAGCTCTGTGCCACCAAGTTCCGAGTGACACAGCCCAACACTTTTGGCCTCTTCCTGTACAAGGACCAGGGCTACCACCGCCTGCCCCCTGGAGCCCTGGCCCGCAGGCTGCCCACCACTGGCTACCTTGTCTACCGCCGGGCAGAgtggcctgagacccaggaggcTGCAACAGAggaggagggcagagggcagTCAGAGGCaaggagcagaggggaggagcAAGGGTGCCAGGGAGATGAGGACGCTGGGGTCAAAGCCAGCCCCAGGGACACTCGGGAAGAGTCTGACACAACTGCTGAAGGGGGCCAGGGTCGAGCCCGTGAAGGCCCTGCTCAGCCAGGGGAGCCAGAGGCAGAGGGAAGCCGGGCAGCAGAGGAGTAG
- the RIN1 gene encoding ras and Rab interactor 1 isoform X3 has translation MRLPEASGPSFVSSHYILESPGGVSLEGSELMFPDLVQLICAYCHTRDILLLPLQLPRAIHRAATHKELEAISHLGIEFWSSSLNIKAQRGPAGGPVLPQLKARSPQELDQGTGAALCFFNPLFPGDLGPTKREKFKRSFKVRVSTETSSPLSPPAVPPPPVPVLPGAVPSQTERLPPCQLLRRESSVGYRVPAGGDPSLPPMPSLQEVDCGSPSSSEEEGAPGSRGSPATSPHLGRRRPLLRSMSAAFCSLLAPERQVGRAAAALMQDRHTAAGQLVQDLLTQVRAGPEPQELQGIRQALSRARAMLSVELGPEKLLPPKRLEHVLEKSLHRSVLKPLRPILAARVRRRLAADGSLGRLAEGLRLARAQGPGAFGSHLSLPSPVEMEQVRQKLLQLLRTYSPSAQVKRLLQACKLLYMALRTQEGEDAGADEFLPLLSLVLAHCDLPELLLEAEYMSELLEPSLLTGEGGYYLTSLSASLALLSGLGQAHTLPLSPSQELRRSLSLWEQRRLPATHCFQHLLRVAYQDPSSGCTSKTLAVPPEASIATLNQLCATKFRVTQPNTFGLFLYKDQGYHRLPPGALARRLPTTGYLVYRRAEWPETQEAATEEEGRGQSEARSRGEEQGCQGDEDAGVKASPRDTREESDTTAEGGQGRAREGPAQPGEPEAEGSRAAEE, from the exons atGCGACTGCCCGAAGCCAGCGGCCCCTCCTTCGTCTCCAGCCACTACATCCTGGAGAGCCCTGGCG GCGTCTCCTTGGAGGGCTCGGAGCTCATGTTCCCAGACCTAGTCCAGCTCATCTGTGCCTACTGCCACACCCG GGACATCCTTCTCCTCCCGCTGCAGCTCCCCAGAGCCATCCACCGTGCAGCCACCCACAAAGAGCTGGAGGCCATCTCCCATCTGGGCATTG AGTTCTGGAGCTCCTCCCTCAACATCAAGGCTCAGCGGGGCCCGGCTGGAGGCCCAGTGTTGCCCCAGCTGAAGGCCCGGTCCCCTCAAGAGCTGGACCAGGGCACCGGAGCCGCCTTGTGCTTCTTCAACCCCCTGTTCCCGGGGGACCTGGGGCCCACCAAGCGGGAGAAATTCAAGAGAAGCTTCAAAGTGCGCGTGTCCACAGAGACTTCCAGCCCCCTGTCTCCACCTGCCGTGCCGCCTCCCCCGGTCCCTGTGTTGCCAGGGGCAGTCCCCAGCCAGACAGAGCGGCTGCCCCCTTGCCAGTTGCTGCGGAGGGAGAGTTCAGTGGGGTACCGCGTGCCAGCAGGCGGTGACCCTAGCCTTCCGCCTATGCCCTCCCTCCAGGAGGTGGACTGCGGCTCCCCCAGCAGCTCCGAGGAGGAGGGGGCGCCAGGGTCCCGGGGGAGCCCAGCGACCTCACCCCACCTGGGCCGCCGGCGGCCTCTGCTTCGGTCCATGAGTGCCGCCTTCTGCTCCCTACTGGCGCCGGAGCGGCAGGTGGGCCGGGCCGCGGCGGCACTGATGCAGGACCGACACACAGCCGCAGGCCAGCTGGTGCAGGACCTACTGACCCAGGTGCGGGCCGGGCCTGAGCCCCAGGAGCTGCAGGGCATCCGTCAGGCACTGAGCCGGGCCCGGGCCATGCTGAGCGTGGAGCTGGGCCCTGAGAAGCTGCTGCCGCCTAAAAGGCTGG AACATGTCCTGGAGAAGTCATTGCATCGCTCTGTGCTCAAGCCTCTCCGGCCCATCCTGGCAGCCCGCGTGCGGCGCCGGCTTGCCGCAGACGGCTCCCTGGGCCGCCTAGCTGAGGGCCTCCGCCTGGCCCGGGCCCAGGGTCCCGGAGCTTTTGGGTCCCACCTGAGCCTGCCCTCCCCAGTAGAGATGGAGCAGGTGCGCCAGAAGTTGCTGCAGCTGCTCCGCACCTACTCACCCAGCGCCCAGGTGAAGCGGCTCCTGCAGGCCTGCAAGCTGCTCTACATGGCCCTGAGGACCCAGGAGG GGGAGGACGCGGGTGCTGACGAGTTCCTGCCTCTGCTGAGCCTCGTCTTGGCCCACTGTGACCTTCCTGAGCTGCTGCTGGAGGCCGAGTACATGTCAGAGCTGCTGGAGCCCAGCCTGCTCACCGGAGAGG GTGGCTACTACCTGACCAGCCTGTCTGCCAGCCTGGCCTTGCTGAGTGGCCTGGGTCAGGCCCATACCCTCCCACTGAGTCCTTCGCAGGAGCTACGGCGctccctcagcctctgggagCAGCGCCGCCTGCCTGCCACCCACTGCTTCCAG CACCTCCTCCGAGTAGCCTATCAGGATCCCAGCAGTGGCTGCACCTCCAAGACCCTGGCCGTGCCCCCAGAGGCCTCGATCGCCACCCTGAACCAGCTCTGTGCCACCAAGTTCCGAGTGACACAGCCCAACACTTTTGGCCTCTTCCTGTACAAGGACCAGGGCTACCACCGCCTGCCCCCTGGAGCCCTGGCCCGCAGGCTGCCCACCACTGGCTACCTTGTCTACCGCCGGGCAGAgtggcctgagacccaggaggcTGCAACAGAggaggagggcagagggcagTCAGAGGCaaggagcagaggggaggagcAAGGGTGCCAGGGAGATGAGGACGCTGGGGTCAAAGCCAGCCCCAGGGACACTCGGGAAGAGTCTGACACAACTGCTGAAGGGGGCCAGGGTCGAGCCCGTGAAGGCCCTGCTCAGCCAGGGGAGCCAGAGGCAGAGGGAAGCCGGGCAGCAGAGGAGTAG
- the RIN1 gene encoding ras and Rab interactor 1 isoform X2, whose product MPALRPAQDPLYDVPNASGGQAGGPQRPGRVVSLRERLLLTRPVWLQLQANAAAALHVLRTEPPGTFLVRKSNTRQCQALCMRLPEASGPSFVSSHYILESPGGVSLEGSELMFPDLVQLICAYCHTRDILLLPLQLPRAIHRAATHKELEAISHLGIEFWSSSLNIKAQRGPAGGPVLPQLKARSPQELDQGTGAALCFFNPLFPGDLGPTKREKFKRSFKVRVSTETSSPLSPPAVPPPPVPVLPGAVPSQTERLPPCQLLRRESSVGYRVPAGGDPSLPPMPSLQEVDCGSPSSSEEEGAPGSRGSPATSPHLGRRRPLLRSMSAAFCSLLAPERQVGRAAAALMQDRHTAAGQLVQDLLTQVRAGPEPQELQGIRQALSRARAMLSVELGPEKLLPPKRLEHVLEKSLHRSVLKPLRPILAARVRRRLAADGSLGRLAEGLRLARAQGPGAFGSHLSLPSPVEMEQVRQKLLQLLRTYSPSAQVKRLLQACKLLYMALRTQEGEDAGADEFLPLLSLVLAHCDLPELLLEAEYMSELLEPSLLTGEGGYYLTSLSASLALLSGLGQAHTLPLSPSQELRRSLSLWEQRRLPATHCFQHLLRVAYQDPSSGCTSKTLAVPPEASIATLNQLCATKFRVTQPNTFGLFLYKDQGYHRLPPGALARRLPTTGYLVYRRAEWPETQEAATEEEGRGQSEARSRGEEQGCQGDEDAGVKASPRDTREESDTTAEGGQGRAREGPAQPGEPEAEGSRAAEE is encoded by the exons ATGCCCGCCCTCAGGCCAGCCCAGGACCCACTGTATGACGTGCCCAATGCCAGCGGCGGGCAGGCAGGCGGGCCACAGCGGCCGGGACGCGTTGTGAGCCTGCGGGAGCGCCTGCTGCTCACCCGGCCTGTGTGGCTGCAGCTGCAAGCCAACGCAGCCGCGGCACTGCACGTGCTGAGGACCGAGCCCCCGGGG ACGTTCCTCGTGCGGAAATCTAACACCCGacagtgccaggccctgtgcatGCGACTGCCCGAAGCCAGCGGCCCCTCCTTCGTCTCCAGCCACTACATCCTGGAGAGCCCTGGCG GCGTCTCCTTGGAGGGCTCGGAGCTCATGTTCCCAGACCTAGTCCAGCTCATCTGTGCCTACTGCCACACCCG GGACATCCTTCTCCTCCCGCTGCAGCTCCCCAGAGCCATCCACCGTGCAGCCACCCACAAAGAGCTGGAGGCCATCTCCCATCTGGGCATTG AGTTCTGGAGCTCCTCCCTCAACATCAAGGCTCAGCGGGGCCCGGCTGGAGGCCCAGTGTTGCCCCAGCTGAAGGCCCGGTCCCCTCAAGAGCTGGACCAGGGCACCGGAGCCGCCTTGTGCTTCTTCAACCCCCTGTTCCCGGGGGACCTGGGGCCCACCAAGCGGGAGAAATTCAAGAGAAGCTTCAAAGTGCGCGTGTCCACAGAGACTTCCAGCCCCCTGTCTCCACCTGCCGTGCCGCCTCCCCCGGTCCCTGTGTTGCCAGGGGCAGTCCCCAGCCAGACAGAGCGGCTGCCCCCTTGCCAGTTGCTGCGGAGGGAGAGTTCAGTGGGGTACCGCGTGCCAGCAGGCGGTGACCCTAGCCTTCCGCCTATGCCCTCCCTCCAGGAGGTGGACTGCGGCTCCCCCAGCAGCTCCGAGGAGGAGGGGGCGCCAGGGTCCCGGGGGAGCCCAGCGACCTCACCCCACCTGGGCCGCCGGCGGCCTCTGCTTCGGTCCATGAGTGCCGCCTTCTGCTCCCTACTGGCGCCGGAGCGGCAGGTGGGCCGGGCCGCGGCGGCACTGATGCAGGACCGACACACAGCCGCAGGCCAGCTGGTGCAGGACCTACTGACCCAGGTGCGGGCCGGGCCTGAGCCCCAGGAGCTGCAGGGCATCCGTCAGGCACTGAGCCGGGCCCGGGCCATGCTGAGCGTGGAGCTGGGCCCTGAGAAGCTGCTGCCGCCTAAAAGGCTGG AACATGTCCTGGAGAAGTCATTGCATCGCTCTGTGCTCAAGCCTCTCCGGCCCATCCTGGCAGCCCGCGTGCGGCGCCGGCTTGCCGCAGACGGCTCCCTGGGCCGCCTAGCTGAGGGCCTCCGCCTGGCCCGGGCCCAGGGTCCCGGAGCTTTTGGGTCCCACCTGAGCCTGCCCTCCCCAGTAGAGATGGAGCAGGTGCGCCAGAAGTTGCTGCAGCTGCTCCGCACCTACTCACCCAGCGCCCAGGTGAAGCGGCTCCTGCAGGCCTGCAAGCTGCTCTACATGGCCCTGAGGACCCAGGAGG GGGAGGACGCGGGTGCTGACGAGTTCCTGCCTCTGCTGAGCCTCGTCTTGGCCCACTGTGACCTTCCTGAGCTGCTGCTGGAGGCCGAGTACATGTCAGAGCTGCTGGAGCCCAGCCTGCTCACCGGAGAGG GTGGCTACTACCTGACCAGCCTGTCTGCCAGCCTGGCCTTGCTGAGTGGCCTGGGTCAGGCCCATACCCTCCCACTGAGTCCTTCGCAGGAGCTACGGCGctccctcagcctctgggagCAGCGCCGCCTGCCTGCCACCCACTGCTTCCAG CACCTCCTCCGAGTAGCCTATCAGGATCCCAGCAGTGGCTGCACCTCCAAGACCCTGGCCGTGCCCCCAGAGGCCTCGATCGCCACCCTGAACCAGCTCTGTGCCACCAAGTTCCGAGTGACACAGCCCAACACTTTTGGCCTCTTCCTGTACAAGGACCAGGGCTACCACCGCCTGCCCCCTGGAGCCCTGGCCCGCAGGCTGCCCACCACTGGCTACCTTGTCTACCGCCGGGCAGAgtggcctgagacccaggaggcTGCAACAGAggaggagggcagagggcagTCAGAGGCaaggagcagaggggaggagcAAGGGTGCCAGGGAGATGAGGACGCTGGGGTCAAAGCCAGCCCCAGGGACACTCGGGAAGAGTCTGACACAACTGCTGAAGGGGGCCAGGGTCGAGCCCGTGAAGGCCCTGCTCAGCCAGGGGAGCCAGAGGCAGAGGGAAGCCGGGCAGCAGAGGAGTAG
- the RIN1 gene encoding ras and Rab interactor 1 isoform X5 — translation MRLPEASGPSFVSSHYILESPGGVSLEGSELMFPDLVQLICAYCHTRSPEPSTVQPPTKSWRPSPIWALEVDCGSPSSSEEEGAPGSRGSPATSPHLGRRRPLLRSMSAAFCSLLAPERQVGRAAAALMQDRHTAAGQLVQDLLTQVRAGPEPQELQGIRQALSRARAMLSVELGPEKLLPPKRLEHVLEKSLHRSVLKPLRPILAARVRRRLAADGSLGRLAEGLRLARAQGPGAFGSHLSLPSPVEMEQVRQKLLQLLRTYSPSAQVKRLLQACKLLYMALRTQEGEDAGADEFLPLLSLVLAHCDLPELLLEAEYMSELLEPSLLTGEGGYYLTSLSASLALLSGLGQAHTLPLSPSQELRRSLSLWEQRRLPATHCFQHLLRVAYQDPSSGCTSKTLAVPPEASIATLNQLCATKFRVTQPNTFGLFLYKDQGYHRLPPGALARRLPTTGYLVYRRAEWPETQEAATEEEGRGQSEARSRGEEQGCQGDEDAGVKASPRDTREESDTTAEGGQGRAREGPAQPGEPEAEGSRAAEE, via the exons atGCGACTGCCCGAAGCCAGCGGCCCCTCCTTCGTCTCCAGCCACTACATCCTGGAGAGCCCTGGCG GCGTCTCCTTGGAGGGCTCGGAGCTCATGTTCCCAGACCTAGTCCAGCTCATCTGTGCCTACTGCCACACCCG CTCCCCAGAGCCATCCACCGTGCAGCCACCCACAAAGAGCTGGAGGCCATCTCCCATCTGGGCATTG GAGGTGGACTGCGGCTCCCCCAGCAGCTCCGAGGAGGAGGGGGCGCCAGGGTCCCGGGGGAGCCCAGCGACCTCACCCCACCTGGGCCGCCGGCGGCCTCTGCTTCGGTCCATGAGTGCCGCCTTCTGCTCCCTACTGGCGCCGGAGCGGCAGGTGGGCCGGGCCGCGGCGGCACTGATGCAGGACCGACACACAGCCGCAGGCCAGCTGGTGCAGGACCTACTGACCCAGGTGCGGGCCGGGCCTGAGCCCCAGGAGCTGCAGGGCATCCGTCAGGCACTGAGCCGGGCCCGGGCCATGCTGAGCGTGGAGCTGGGCCCTGAGAAGCTGCTGCCGCCTAAAAGGCTGG AACATGTCCTGGAGAAGTCATTGCATCGCTCTGTGCTCAAGCCTCTCCGGCCCATCCTGGCAGCCCGCGTGCGGCGCCGGCTTGCCGCAGACGGCTCCCTGGGCCGCCTAGCTGAGGGCCTCCGCCTGGCCCGGGCCCAGGGTCCCGGAGCTTTTGGGTCCCACCTGAGCCTGCCCTCCCCAGTAGAGATGGAGCAGGTGCGCCAGAAGTTGCTGCAGCTGCTCCGCACCTACTCACCCAGCGCCCAGGTGAAGCGGCTCCTGCAGGCCTGCAAGCTGCTCTACATGGCCCTGAGGACCCAGGAGG GGGAGGACGCGGGTGCTGACGAGTTCCTGCCTCTGCTGAGCCTCGTCTTGGCCCACTGTGACCTTCCTGAGCTGCTGCTGGAGGCCGAGTACATGTCAGAGCTGCTGGAGCCCAGCCTGCTCACCGGAGAGG GTGGCTACTACCTGACCAGCCTGTCTGCCAGCCTGGCCTTGCTGAGTGGCCTGGGTCAGGCCCATACCCTCCCACTGAGTCCTTCGCAGGAGCTACGGCGctccctcagcctctgggagCAGCGCCGCCTGCCTGCCACCCACTGCTTCCAG CACCTCCTCCGAGTAGCCTATCAGGATCCCAGCAGTGGCTGCACCTCCAAGACCCTGGCCGTGCCCCCAGAGGCCTCGATCGCCACCCTGAACCAGCTCTGTGCCACCAAGTTCCGAGTGACACAGCCCAACACTTTTGGCCTCTTCCTGTACAAGGACCAGGGCTACCACCGCCTGCCCCCTGGAGCCCTGGCCCGCAGGCTGCCCACCACTGGCTACCTTGTCTACCGCCGGGCAGAgtggcctgagacccaggaggcTGCAACAGAggaggagggcagagggcagTCAGAGGCaaggagcagaggggaggagcAAGGGTGCCAGGGAGATGAGGACGCTGGGGTCAAAGCCAGCCCCAGGGACACTCGGGAAGAGTCTGACACAACTGCTGAAGGGGGCCAGGGTCGAGCCCGTGAAGGCCCTGCTCAGCCAGGGGAGCCAGAGGCAGAGGGAAGCCGGGCAGCAGAGGAGTAG
- the RIN1 gene encoding ras and Rab interactor 1 isoform X4, producing MESPGESGTGPPGAPSPSSFTPGHLETEKPAQDPLYDVPNASGGQAGGPQRPGRVVSLRERLLLTRPVWLQLQANAAAALHVLRTEPPGTFLVRKSNTRQCQALCMRLPEASGPSFVSSHYILESPGGVSLEGSELMFPDLVQLICAYCHTRSPEPSTVQPPTKSWRPSPIWALEVDCGSPSSSEEEGAPGSRGSPATSPHLGRRRPLLRSMSAAFCSLLAPERQVGRAAAALMQDRHTAAGQLVQDLLTQVRAGPEPQELQGIRQALSRARAMLSVELGPEKLLPPKRLEHVLEKSLHRSVLKPLRPILAARVRRRLAADGSLGRLAEGLRLARAQGPGAFGSHLSLPSPVEMEQVRQKLLQLLRTYSPSAQVKRLLQACKLLYMALRTQEGEDAGADEFLPLLSLVLAHCDLPELLLEAEYMSELLEPSLLTGEGGYYLTSLSASLALLSGLGQAHTLPLSPSQELRRSLSLWEQRRLPATHCFQHLLRVAYQDPSSGCTSKTLAVPPEASIATLNQLCATKFRVTQPNTFGLFLYKDQGYHRLPPGALARRLPTTGYLVYRRAEWPETQEAATEEEGRGQSEARSRGEEQGCQGDEDAGVKASPRDTREESDTTAEGGQGRAREGPAQPGEPEAEGSRAAEE from the exons ATGGAAAGCCCTGGAGAGTCAGGCACGGGCCCTCCGGGAGCCCCCAGCCCATCCAGCTTCACTCCTGGGCACCTGGAGACAGAAAA GCCAGCCCAGGACCCACTGTATGACGTGCCCAATGCCAGCGGCGGGCAGGCAGGCGGGCCACAGCGGCCGGGACGCGTTGTGAGCCTGCGGGAGCGCCTGCTGCTCACCCGGCCTGTGTGGCTGCAGCTGCAAGCCAACGCAGCCGCGGCACTGCACGTGCTGAGGACCGAGCCCCCGGGG ACGTTCCTCGTGCGGAAATCTAACACCCGacagtgccaggccctgtgcatGCGACTGCCCGAAGCCAGCGGCCCCTCCTTCGTCTCCAGCCACTACATCCTGGAGAGCCCTGGCG GCGTCTCCTTGGAGGGCTCGGAGCTCATGTTCCCAGACCTAGTCCAGCTCATCTGTGCCTACTGCCACACCCG CTCCCCAGAGCCATCCACCGTGCAGCCACCCACAAAGAGCTGGAGGCCATCTCCCATCTGGGCATTG GAGGTGGACTGCGGCTCCCCCAGCAGCTCCGAGGAGGAGGGGGCGCCAGGGTCCCGGGGGAGCCCAGCGACCTCACCCCACCTGGGCCGCCGGCGGCCTCTGCTTCGGTCCATGAGTGCCGCCTTCTGCTCCCTACTGGCGCCGGAGCGGCAGGTGGGCCGGGCCGCGGCGGCACTGATGCAGGACCGACACACAGCCGCAGGCCAGCTGGTGCAGGACCTACTGACCCAGGTGCGGGCCGGGCCTGAGCCCCAGGAGCTGCAGGGCATCCGTCAGGCACTGAGCCGGGCCCGGGCCATGCTGAGCGTGGAGCTGGGCCCTGAGAAGCTGCTGCCGCCTAAAAGGCTGG AACATGTCCTGGAGAAGTCATTGCATCGCTCTGTGCTCAAGCCTCTCCGGCCCATCCTGGCAGCCCGCGTGCGGCGCCGGCTTGCCGCAGACGGCTCCCTGGGCCGCCTAGCTGAGGGCCTCCGCCTGGCCCGGGCCCAGGGTCCCGGAGCTTTTGGGTCCCACCTGAGCCTGCCCTCCCCAGTAGAGATGGAGCAGGTGCGCCAGAAGTTGCTGCAGCTGCTCCGCACCTACTCACCCAGCGCCCAGGTGAAGCGGCTCCTGCAGGCCTGCAAGCTGCTCTACATGGCCCTGAGGACCCAGGAGG GGGAGGACGCGGGTGCTGACGAGTTCCTGCCTCTGCTGAGCCTCGTCTTGGCCCACTGTGACCTTCCTGAGCTGCTGCTGGAGGCCGAGTACATGTCAGAGCTGCTGGAGCCCAGCCTGCTCACCGGAGAGG GTGGCTACTACCTGACCAGCCTGTCTGCCAGCCTGGCCTTGCTGAGTGGCCTGGGTCAGGCCCATACCCTCCCACTGAGTCCTTCGCAGGAGCTACGGCGctccctcagcctctgggagCAGCGCCGCCTGCCTGCCACCCACTGCTTCCAG CACCTCCTCCGAGTAGCCTATCAGGATCCCAGCAGTGGCTGCACCTCCAAGACCCTGGCCGTGCCCCCAGAGGCCTCGATCGCCACCCTGAACCAGCTCTGTGCCACCAAGTTCCGAGTGACACAGCCCAACACTTTTGGCCTCTTCCTGTACAAGGACCAGGGCTACCACCGCCTGCCCCCTGGAGCCCTGGCCCGCAGGCTGCCCACCACTGGCTACCTTGTCTACCGCCGGGCAGAgtggcctgagacccaggaggcTGCAACAGAggaggagggcagagggcagTCAGAGGCaaggagcagaggggaggagcAAGGGTGCCAGGGAGATGAGGACGCTGGGGTCAAAGCCAGCCCCAGGGACACTCGGGAAGAGTCTGACACAACTGCTGAAGGGGGCCAGGGTCGAGCCCGTGAAGGCCCTGCTCAGCCAGGGGAGCCAGAGGCAGAGGGAAGCCGGGCAGCAGAGGAGTAG